The DNA window TTATCGTCATGATTGCTCCTCTCTTCTCATCCATTATCGGACGAGCCGCCCGCCGCACGGCAGACGCCATCGCCCTCTTCGTACAACACCGACGGGTCGAACGCCGCCGGCACCGCGTAACTCACCACGCATTCGTTCATGTTCAGACGCCGCACCCGCAGCGCCTTGCCGATATCGTCATTCACCAGCATCAGGTTGCCCTCGCCTATCAGTGTACCCAGCAGCTGCCCCCGCTCGTCGTGCACCGACGCCCCGGTCGGCAGCAGCGCGCCGCTCTCATCCCGCAGGGTCAGCAGCAGCTGGCGCACTTCGGTCACCCGAAAACGCCGCTCCGCCACCGTGCCGCGCGCCAGCTCGAACGCCGCTTCGGTGCTGTCCAGCCGCAGGTTCAGCGGAAGCGACAGCGTATCGACCTGCGCGCGCAGCGGCATATAAGGCATCAGCATCGGCAGCAGCGCGTCGCCGGCAAAATCCGTCATGCCGCTGCCGCCGCCCGACACCCTGACCCCCGACTGTCCCGCCACCCTCATCACCGCGAAGGTGTCGCCGATGCGCTGCGGTGACGTCACCCAGGTGCCGTTGGCCACCCCCAGCCCGCCAGACGATGCAAGCGACAGCGAGGAACTGCCCTGCCCGCTGTGCGAGGCCCCCAGCGACAGCCGGGTATACGCCGTCTCGCCGCTCAGGTTGCCGGTGCCCTGGTACTCGCCGTCCGCGTCCCGCGTCACGTCCAGATAGCCGTTCAGCCGCTCGCTCACCGGCCCCTGCCAGCTGCCGCCCAGCGTCTGCTGATTGTTGCGCCGCGACTGCAGCCGGCTGCTGACGCTGCCCGCCCCCCAGGGCAGGCTCAGCCCGGCGTAGACCGCCGCGCGGTCGTAAGCGGAAGACTGCAGGTTGACGCTCAGCGTCGCCCTTCCCAGGCTGACGCCGTACGCCAGCGCATGGGTCCAGCTGCGCCGGCTGTCGCGGTAATAGCGTTCATGCGACAGCGAGTAGGTCAGCGCCCCGGCGCTCAGGGTGCGCCAGGAGAGCGCCGCCCCGCCGTTGTAGCGCTGCCGGGCCGCCCCTTCCGCCTCTGCGGGCGGGTTCAGCCCTTCGTCCGCGTCCCGAAAGCCTTCGGTGCGGTACTGCGACGACAGCGACAGCGCCAGATGGGGCCCCAGCGCCACCTGCCCCTGAGCCTCCAGCTGCACGCCGGACTGCCGGCCACGGGTGAAGGTCGCGCCGCCCGACAGCCAGTTGCCGGCGTCGTCACTCACACTGCCCTGCCAGCCCAGCCGATGGTAGGTGCGCGCCAGCAGCCCGCCCGCCGTTATCTGCCCCCGGCCGAGACGGAACGCCTGCTCACCCAGCAGCAGCGCCGGCGGCGAGGCGCCCTCTCGCCCGGCGCCGTACGGGCGGTAGCGCCCCGCCGCCAGCCGATAGCCGCCCGCCCGGCCCGCCGGGTCGCCGGCGTCGGGGGTGACCGTAAAGCGTTGCCGCCGCCCGTCGGTTTCCGTCAACGTGACCTCGGCCTCCACCCCGGCCATCACCGGCCCCAGCTCGCTCAGCGAAAACGGCCCGGCCGGCAGCAGGGTGCGGTACATCACCTGCCCGCGCTGTTTGACCTCCAGCGTCGCCGGGCTCGCCACGCTGCCCTGCAGCGGCACCGTCAGCGCCGCATCAGGCGCGCCGGCCGTCAGGGAAAGCAGCTGTCCGCCGCTGAGCGGCACGTTGCCGCTCAGCGCGCCGCCGGCGCTGAACTCGCCGAGCTGAACCACCGCCCCCCAGGCGGGAAAGTCTTTGCTCGCCGAGGTCTCGTATACCTCGAGCCGGCTGCCGCTCTCGTCGTTGCTGTAGCTTGAGCGATTGCGCAGCACCCAGTTGCGCAGGTTGACGCCCGGCTCCAGCATCGCCTGCAGCGTCTGCTGATTGCCGTAGCGCCCCTGACGCCGGTTGGCGTACAGGTCGTAGTTCAGCAGCACCGCATGGCCGCCCGACTGCTCGCTGCGCAGTTTGTCCGCATCGAACGCCGCCTCCGGCAGGGTGATTTCCACCCGAAAGGCGCCGGGAAACACCTGCACCACCGCCTGCGGCCAGTGCGAATCGAAACGTTCGCAGGCCCCCGGCGGCGGCGTGACCCGCAAACGCAGCGTCTGCGCCAGGCTTTCATCCAGACACAGCGCCCCCTGCGCATCGAAACGCACCTCTTCCTGGTAACGCTGCGCCGCATTGACCTCCAGCGTCACCCGGTGCACGCCCGGCAAAAACCGGGCGGTATTGAAAAATTCGGCGATATCCGCGTTGTACCCCAGCTGCGCCAGGGTTTTGACATCAAATCCGGCGGCAGCGGTTTTCGTCATCGGCCAGACCAACAAAAACAGCAATGCCGATGCCCTTTGCCTGATAGACACGTCATCTTCTCTGGGTTAATGCCGGGAGCGACAGATTCAGAAAA is part of the Serratia surfactantfaciens genome and encodes:
- a CDS encoding fimbria/pilus outer membrane usher protein is translated as MTKTAAAGFDVKTLAQLGYNADIAEFFNTARFLPGVHRVTLEVNAAQRYQEEVRFDAQGALCLDESLAQTLRLRVTPPPGACERFDSHWPQAVVQVFPGAFRVEITLPEAAFDADKLRSEQSGGHAVLLNYDLYANRRQGRYGNQQTLQAMLEPGVNLRNWVLRNRSSYSNDESGSRLEVYETSASKDFPAWGAVVQLGEFSAGGALSGNVPLSGGQLLSLTAGAPDAALTVPLQGSVASPATLEVKQRGQVMYRTLLPAGPFSLSELGPVMAGVEAEVTLTETDGRRQRFTVTPDAGDPAGRAGGYRLAAGRYRPYGAGREGASPPALLLGEQAFRLGRGQITAGGLLARTYHRLGWQGSVSDDAGNWLSGGATFTRGRQSGVQLEAQGQVALGPHLALSLSSQYRTEGFRDADEGLNPPAEAEGAARQRYNGGAALSWRTLSAGALTYSLSHERYYRDSRRSWTHALAYGVSLGRATLSVNLQSSAYDRAAVYAGLSLPWGAGSVSSRLQSRRNNQQTLGGSWQGPVSERLNGYLDVTRDADGEYQGTGNLSGETAYTRLSLGASHSGQGSSSLSLASSGGLGVANGTWVTSPQRIGDTFAVMRVAGQSGVRVSGGGSGMTDFAGDALLPMLMPYMPLRAQVDTLSLPLNLRLDSTEAAFELARGTVAERRFRVTEVRQLLLTLRDESGALLPTGASVHDERGQLLGTLIGEGNLMLVNDDIGKALRVRRLNMNECVVSYAVPAAFDPSVLYEEGDGVCRAAGGSSDNG